CGGAAGGCGAGGAGGATGCCGAGGAGAAGCCCGATCGGGATGCCCAGCGCGAAATATTCGGGCAGCATGTTGGCGAGCAGTTGCCACACCACGCTGACCGGCCCGCCCGCAGAGATGACGAAGTCGAACAGGCGCAGCATCTTGTCGAGCACCAGCAGCATCGCCGCGAGCAGCAGCGTGCCGACCAGCGGGACGAAAATGGCTCGTCCGAGGTAGCGGTCGATCAGCGCCATTATTCTCCCGTTCATCAACCGACCATGAAAATGCCCAAATTCCGACCATAAGGGACGGCTGGGGCGCCTCGTGAGGCGCGGCTGCCCCCTGTGCCCATAGCCCGGAAGCCAAGTCAATGATCTCCAAACCGCTGTTTGCCGTCAAAAGTGCCGCACTGCTCGCGCTGGCCGCCACGGGGCTCGCCAGTCCGGCGCAGGCCGCGGTGAGCGTCCTTGGCGACATCGCCGCCTGCGATGCTGGCAAGCCGGCGGTGCTGATCCGCGTCTCGGGCTTCAAGGAGCAGCGCGGCAAGATCCGCCTGTCGCTCTATGACGGCAATCCCGACAATTGGCTGGAAGGCGGCAAGAAAATCCATCATGTCACGGTCGACGTGCCCTCGCGCGGCGATGTCGATGTCTGTGTCGCGGTGCCGCGGCCGGGCACTTATGCCTTCGCGCTGCAGCACGATCTCGACAATGACAAGGAAATGAGCCGCCGCGACGGCGGGGCCTTTTCCAACAATCCGAGCATCACGCTGCTCGATCGCAAGCCCAAGTTTCGCGAGGCCGCCTTTACCGTGGGCAATGGCACCAAGCGGATGGGCATCCGCCTCCTGTATTTGAAGGGCCTGTCGATCGGGCCC
The nucleotide sequence above comes from Sphingomicrobium arenosum. Encoded proteins:
- a CDS encoding DUF2141 domain-containing protein, which codes for MISKPLFAVKSAALLALAATGLASPAQAAVSVLGDIAACDAGKPAVLIRVSGFKEQRGKIRLSLYDGNPDNWLEGGKKIHHVTVDVPSRGDVDVCVAVPRPGTYAFALQHDLDNDKEMSRRDGGAFSNNPSITLLDRKPKFREAAFTVGNGTKRMGIRLLYLKGLSIGPWRK